One window from the genome of Sebastes umbrosus isolate fSebUmb1 chromosome 12, fSebUmb1.pri, whole genome shotgun sequence encodes:
- the ptger4c gene encoding LOW QUALITY PROTEIN: prostaglandin E receptor 4 (subtype EP4) c (The sequence of the model RefSeq protein was modified relative to this genomic sequence to represent the inferred CDS: substituted 1 base at 1 genomic stop codon), producing MINDTLAFGELDSNVSQPLQPLSLSHNNHSAFPGLRLESKSLVTSATMFAVGVLGNLIAIIVLCISKKEQKETTFYTLVCGMAITDLLGTCFTSPVVIATYVVRSWPGGVLLCHFFSFSMLFFGSAGMSILCAMAVERYLAINHAYFYSQHIDRTMARFALLLVYLANIVLCIMPSFGFGRHVRHVPGTWCFLDWRAMDALGACYSFLYGGVMLLLIAVTVLCNVLVCRSLVGMNQRTGIVMRTESSSCDPHHHQGGSRRRFPLRLPSVASAAEIQMFWLLIFMTIVFLVCSIPLVVRIFVNQLYDPAYIAAGGKPDYQGDILAIRFASFNPILDPWVYILCRKNLLLKGCEKLKRTVVRVTDGRGDNIGWVGGQHSPPSLNSNDTSYASLRTASYRNDVEHHQVSNRNKSFTDFAMRQAWEYDTARVNFHPFSVESTAVLGXEEEETAAATVDSKQSATEAESSPTPLLSAHVRKVDIVTCTFSTPSSCQSGKCF from the exons ATGATCAACGACACTCTTGCGTTTGGAGAACTGGACTCAAACGTGTCTCAGCCtctgcagcctctctctctcagccacaACAACCACAGTGCGTTTCCTGGTCTCCGACTGGAGTCCAAGTCTCTGGTCACTTCGGCCACCATGTTCGCAGTGGGAGTCCTGGGCAACCTCATCGCCATCATCGTGCTGTGCATCTCCAAGAAGGAGCAGAAGGAAACCACTTTCTACACTCTGGTGTGCGGCATGGCCATCACGGATCTGTTGGGAACATGCTTCACCAGCCCGGTTGTGATCGCTACATACGTGGTGAGAAGCTGGCCTGGAGGAGTTCTGCTGTGccacttcttctccttctccatgCTCTTCTTCGGATCAGCCGGCATGTCCATATTGTGCGCCATGGCTGTGGAGAGATACCTGGCTATAAACCATGCGTATTTCTACTCGCAGCACATAGACAGGACCATGGCACGCTTCGCTCTCCTGCTCGTCTACCTTGCAAACATCGTGTTGTGCATCATGCCTAGTTTTGGTTTCGGGAGGCATGTGAGACACGTCCCAGGGACTTGGTGCTTCTTGGACTGGAGAGCGATGGATGCGCTGGGAGCCTGCTACTCGTTCCTGTACGGCGgcgtgatgctgctgctgatcgCGGTGACGGTGCTGTGTAACGTGTTGGTGTGCAGGTCTCTGGTGGGGATGAACCAGAGGACCGGGATCGTGATGAGGACGGAGTCGTCGTCGTGTGATCCGCATCATCATCAGGGGGGGTCGAGGAGACGGTTCCCTCTGAGGCTGCCTTCAGTCGCTTCAGCTGCAGAGATCCAGATGTTCTGGCTGCTGATCTTCATGACCATAGTGTTCCTGGTCTGCTCCATACCGCTAGTG GTGCGGATCTTCGTGAACCAGCTCTACGACCCTGCTTACATCGCTGCTGGAGGTAAACCAGACTACCAGGGCGACATACTGGCGATCCGCTTCGCCTCATTCAACCCCATACTGGACCCCTGGGTGTACATCCTGTGCCGGAAGAACCTGCTGCTAAAGGGCTGCGAGAAGTTGAAGAGGACAGTGGTCCGCGTTACGGACGGCCGTGGGGACAACATCGGCTGGGTCGGAGGTCAACACTCGCCTCCGTCTCTGAACAGCAACGACACCAGCTACGCGTCATTACGCACAGCCAGCTACAGGAACGATGTGGAACACCATCAGGTGTCCAACAGGAATAAATCCTTTACGGACTTCGCAATGAGGCAAGCGTGGGAGTACGACACCGCCCGGGTCAACTTCCACCCGTTCAGCGTCGAGTCGACCGCAGTCCTCggctgagaggaagaggaaacagcagcagcaacagttgaCTCCAAACAGTCAGCTACGGAGGCCGAGTCGTCTCCAACGCCGCTCCTCTCTGCGCACGTTAGGAAAGTGGACATTGTCACCTGCACATTCAGCACACCGAGCTCATGTCAGTCAGGGAAATGCTTTTGA